In one Thiohalorhabdus denitrificans genomic region, the following are encoded:
- a CDS encoding cupin domain-containing protein → MSREADYWIDKLGMTAHPEGGYFRETFRAPERIGDSQLPERYDGDRAFKTAIYFLLKSDQMSAFHRMESDELWFFHAGSRTAIYCLHPGGEREDIHLGPDPEAGQELQAVIPRGTWFGAEVLEPESYVLVSCTVAPGFEFDDFRLGGRAELQERFPDHAALIDRLTIEP, encoded by the coding sequence ATGAGCCGCGAGGCGGACTATTGGATCGACAAGCTCGGCATGACCGCGCACCCGGAAGGCGGGTACTTCCGGGAGACCTTCCGGGCCCCGGAGCGGATCGGGGACTCCCAGCTCCCCGAGCGGTACGACGGTGACCGCGCCTTCAAGACGGCCATCTACTTCCTGCTGAAAAGCGACCAGATGTCCGCTTTCCACCGCATGGAGTCCGACGAGCTCTGGTTCTTCCACGCCGGCAGCCGCACGGCCATCTACTGCCTCCATCCCGGCGGCGAGCGCGAGGACATCCACCTGGGCCCGGACCCGGAGGCGGGTCAGGAGCTGCAGGCCGTCATTCCCCGCGGCACCTGGTTCGGGGCGGAGGTGCTGGAGCCCGAAAGCTACGTGCTGGTGAGCTGCACGGTGGCCCCCGGCTTCGAGTTCGACGATTTCCGCCTGGGCGGACGCGCGGAGCTGCAGGAGCGCTTCCCCGACCACGCCGCCCTGATCGACCGGCTGACCATCGAGCCCTAG
- a CDS encoding methyltransferase family protein, giving the protein MALGGAQQAQPNTLHSTRTRRRLSAGVAVLVIFMALFTQSPLAHEPWLVLGGAWIGLLLVVAGIFGRLLSTLFIGGRKNTDLVREGPYGVTRNPLYFFSFLATLGLGLTTANPILLVLLVAAFALYYPGVLASEEEKLAQKHPEAFRRYREEVPRFWPRLGQGWQEPEWVETSPRYFRKALADASAFVLAYIALRAIAEAHAHGLLPAYTLPL; this is encoded by the coding sequence ATGGCCCTTGGAGGGGCGCAACAAGCCCAACCGAACACCCTGCACAGCACCCGTACCCGGCGCCGCCTGAGCGCCGGGGTGGCCGTGCTAGTCATCTTCATGGCCCTCTTCACCCAGAGCCCGCTGGCCCACGAGCCCTGGCTGGTCCTGGGGGGCGCCTGGATCGGCCTGCTTCTGGTGGTGGCGGGCATCTTCGGGCGGCTGCTGTCGACGCTATTCATCGGCGGCCGCAAGAACACGGATCTGGTCCGGGAAGGCCCCTACGGGGTCACCCGCAACCCCCTGTACTTCTTCAGCTTCCTGGCGACCCTCGGCCTCGGTCTGACCACCGCCAACCCCATCCTGCTGGTCCTGCTGGTGGCGGCCTTCGCCCTCTATTACCCGGGTGTGCTCGCCAGTGAGGAGGAGAAACTGGCGCAAAAGCATCCCGAGGCCTTCCGGCGCTACCGGGAAGAGGTGCCCCGTTTCTGGCCCCGGCTCGGGCAGGGCTGGCAGGAGCCCGAGTGGGTGGAGACCTCACCGCGCTACTTCCGCAAGGCGCTGGCCGACGCGAGCGCCTTCGTGCTCGCCTACATCGCCCTGCGGGCCATCGCCGAGGCGCACGCCCACGGCCTGCTGCCCGCCTACACGCTGCCGCTCTAG
- a CDS encoding DsrE family protein, giving the protein MFRILPSTLGVLCLGLFLAASAQAEGYPYEKGQKAVYQVNEIDRAGAALRNIANHINATGSPMEGRADIAVVTHSSGVFMLLEGATDRKGRAYEPRIQDLMSKGVEFLQCQNTLDGHGLKKSDLVDGVKIVPSGVAELAKKQANGYAFIKP; this is encoded by the coding sequence ATGTTCAGGATCCTGCCGAGTACGCTCGGCGTCCTCTGCCTGGGCCTCTTCTTGGCCGCCTCGGCGCAGGCCGAGGGCTATCCCTATGAGAAGGGCCAGAAGGCCGTCTATCAGGTCAACGAGATCGATCGGGCCGGTGCCGCCCTGCGCAACATCGCCAACCATATCAACGCCACCGGGAGTCCCATGGAGGGCCGCGCGGACATTGCGGTGGTCACCCATTCCAGCGGTGTATTCATGCTCCTGGAAGGGGCCACCGACCGGAAGGGCCGCGCCTATGAGCCCCGTATCCAGGACCTCATGAGCAAGGGCGTGGAGTTCCTGCAGTGCCAGAACACCCTCGACGGCCACGGCCTGAAGAAGAGCGACCTGGTGGACGGGGTGAAGATCGTCCCATCCGGGGTCGCGGAGCTGGCCAAGAAGCAGGCCAACGGCTACGCCTTCATCAAGCCCTGA
- a CDS encoding S-methyl-5'-thioadenosine phosphorylase, with amino-acid sequence MSDDGQRPPMLGVIGGSGVYDITGLEQARWEQVETPFGDPSDHILVGELEGLPVAFLPRHGRGHPLPPSGVNYRANIDALKRLGVTDVLSLSAVGSLREELAPGTFVLVDQFIDRTIERDKSFFGPGLVAHVSMAEPVCNRLADLVERVAVEEELPVRRGGTYLAMEGPQFSSRAESEMYRAWGCDVVGMTNMPEAKLAREAELCYATVAMVTDFDCWHPDHGNVEVADVIRVLQANASKARSLVEAVAESFGHRPDPCPQGCDRVLDTALITMPQARDPERLRCLDAVAGRVLTNDTE; translated from the coding sequence ATGAGCGACGACGGGCAGCGACCGCCCATGCTGGGGGTGATCGGCGGCAGCGGGGTCTACGACATCACGGGGCTGGAGCAGGCCCGCTGGGAGCAGGTGGAGACCCCCTTCGGCGACCCCTCGGACCACATCCTGGTGGGCGAGCTGGAGGGGCTTCCGGTGGCCTTCCTGCCCCGCCACGGCCGGGGGCATCCCCTGCCGCCCAGCGGCGTCAACTACCGGGCCAACATCGACGCCCTCAAGCGCCTGGGGGTGACCGACGTCCTGTCCCTGAGCGCGGTGGGCTCCCTCCGCGAGGAGCTGGCCCCGGGCACCTTTGTGCTCGTGGACCAGTTCATCGACCGCACCATCGAGCGGGACAAGAGCTTCTTCGGCCCGGGCCTGGTGGCCCATGTCTCCATGGCGGAGCCGGTCTGCAACCGCCTCGCCGACCTGGTGGAACGGGTAGCGGTGGAGGAGGAGCTGCCGGTACGGCGCGGCGGCACCTACCTGGCCATGGAGGGGCCGCAGTTCTCCAGCCGCGCCGAGTCGGAGATGTACCGCGCCTGGGGCTGCGACGTGGTGGGCATGACCAACATGCCCGAGGCCAAGCTGGCTCGGGAGGCGGAGCTGTGCTACGCCACCGTGGCCATGGTCACCGACTTCGACTGCTGGCACCCCGACCACGGCAACGTGGAGGTGGCGGACGTCATCCGCGTGCTCCAGGCCAACGCTAGCAAGGCCCGCTCCCTGGTGGAGGCCGTGGCCGAGAGCTTCGGGCACCGTCCCGACCCCTGCCCCCAGGGCTGCGACCGCGTCCTGGACACCGCCCTGATCACCATGCCCCAGGCCCGCGATCCCGAGAGGCTCCGCTGCCTCGACGCTGTCGCGGGCCGTGTCCTGACCAACGATACGGAGTAG
- a CDS encoding sensor histidine kinase, producing the protein MRLRSKLLLLLAAATLPPLLAILLYAGHLSSRTLEEQVNRDMHLLLQRGVAEVETLLDNQKATARALAEVPVLRRYLDAVTDGGDPGEARSRLEEYLLAFQEAKPTVQGVRFLDLRGNSLVKVKQGRIVPPEGTGDHGLPVVANHAHKKFFRDARFLESDEVGVSNFELGSVSPDKDFCPAMIRFTTPLEHGGERLGYLVVNVWGRHLDRMLGGMIAERKGHAFLAEYNRIDLPRDGVFLYHPDESKRFANQRRHSAYLGGVLGEPAARRIHTQEQGMVVLPDSGDRIYFNRFSPYGDPTRAWVLGIRADTAALLSPTRELLFSIAAVGLVALLAILGLSRWAAAGVTTPIHRLASKVRRLAEGDLSVRCRTDRSDEVGSLARTFDYLADSLEQAQRERDQAEEQACRAAKLASVGELAGGLAHEINNPLNNIRSLATLIERDLPADVPERAARDLRTLRQECEQCSRIIQGLLNFGRQMDPELREVDLPTLVEQSLQLLERKARAGGVGLVYEQPSGPVPPVLGDPHQLQQVLVNVLLNAIQASPDQSAVRVTMACAGEGVEVRVADEGAGIPRETLDRIFDPFFSTKPEGQGSGLGLSVSYGIVARHGGEIHVDSLPGAGTTVRLSLPTEAGGGAGEPVAEGRAADETRTEEGVNSVG; encoded by the coding sequence ATGCGCCTACGTTCCAAGCTCCTGTTGCTGCTGGCCGCCGCCACCCTGCCGCCGCTTCTGGCCATCCTCCTGTACGCGGGGCATCTGAGCTCGCGGACGCTGGAGGAGCAGGTGAACCGGGATATGCACCTGCTCCTCCAGCGGGGTGTGGCGGAGGTGGAGACCCTGCTCGACAACCAGAAGGCCACCGCCCGGGCCCTCGCCGAGGTGCCAGTGCTGCGGCGGTACCTGGACGCGGTGACGGACGGAGGGGACCCCGGCGAGGCCCGCTCCCGCCTGGAGGAGTACCTGCTCGCCTTCCAAGAGGCCAAGCCGACGGTCCAGGGGGTACGGTTCCTTGATCTCCGGGGCAACTCCCTGGTGAAGGTGAAGCAGGGCCGGATCGTTCCCCCGGAAGGAACCGGGGATCACGGCCTGCCCGTGGTGGCCAACCACGCCCACAAGAAGTTCTTTCGCGACGCCCGGTTCCTGGAGTCGGACGAGGTGGGGGTCTCCAACTTCGAGCTGGGAAGCGTGAGTCCGGACAAGGACTTCTGTCCCGCCATGATCCGCTTCACCACCCCGCTGGAGCACGGGGGCGAGCGTCTCGGGTACCTGGTGGTCAATGTCTGGGGGCGCCACCTGGACCGCATGCTCGGTGGCATGATCGCCGAGCGCAAGGGGCACGCCTTCCTGGCCGAATACAACCGCATCGATTTGCCGCGGGACGGGGTCTTCCTCTACCACCCCGACGAATCCAAGCGCTTCGCCAACCAGCGGCGCCATTCCGCCTACCTGGGCGGCGTCCTGGGCGAGCCGGCCGCCCGACGGATCCACACCCAGGAGCAGGGCATGGTCGTCCTGCCGGACAGCGGCGACCGGATCTATTTCAACCGCTTCAGCCCCTATGGGGACCCCACCCGGGCCTGGGTTCTGGGGATCCGGGCGGATACGGCCGCCCTCCTGAGCCCCACCCGGGAACTGCTCTTCTCCATCGCCGCGGTGGGCCTGGTGGCTCTTTTGGCCATTCTGGGCCTGTCCCGGTGGGCGGCCGCGGGGGTGACCACCCCCATCCACCGCTTGGCCAGCAAGGTGCGCCGTCTGGCCGAAGGGGACCTGTCCGTGCGCTGTCGCACCGACCGGTCCGACGAGGTGGGCAGCCTGGCCCGCACCTTCGACTATCTCGCCGATAGCCTGGAGCAGGCGCAGCGGGAGCGGGACCAGGCGGAGGAACAGGCCTGCCGGGCCGCCAAGCTGGCCTCGGTAGGCGAGCTGGCCGGGGGCCTTGCCCACGAGATCAACAACCCCCTGAACAATATCCGCTCCCTGGCCACCCTTATCGAGCGGGACCTGCCCGCGGACGTCCCCGAACGGGCGGCCCGGGACCTGCGCACCCTGCGCCAGGAGTGCGAGCAGTGCAGCCGCATCATCCAGGGCCTGCTCAATTTCGGCCGGCAGATGGACCCGGAGCTGCGCGAGGTGGACCTGCCGACCCTGGTGGAGCAGAGCCTCCAGCTCCTCGAGCGCAAGGCCCGGGCCGGAGGGGTGGGCCTGGTGTACGAGCAGCCATCCGGCCCCGTTCCCCCCGTCCTGGGCGATCCCCACCAGCTACAGCAGGTCCTCGTGAATGTCCTGCTCAATGCCATCCAGGCCAGCCCCGACCAGTCGGCCGTGCGGGTCACAATGGCCTGTGCCGGGGAAGGGGTGGAGGTGCGCGTTGCCGACGAGGGGGCCGGCATCCCCCGGGAGACCCTGGACCGGATCTTCGATCCCTTCTTCTCCACCAAGCCGGAGGGCCAGGGGTCTGGACTGGGGCTGTCGGTGAGCTACGGGATCGTGGCCCGGCACGGCGGCGAGATCCACGTGGACAGCCTCCCCGGGGCGGGTACCACCGTGCGTCTCTCCCTGCCCACGGAGGCCGGCGGGGGTGCCGGGGAACCGGTCGCAGAGGGGCGGGCCGCGGACGAGACTCGGACCGAGGAGGGGGTGAACAGTGTCGGCTGA
- a CDS encoding adenine phosphoribosyltransferase yields MSQNQALRDRVRSIPDYPKPGIVFRDITTLLQDPAGFRETVDRLVTPFGTHEVDKVVGVEARGFIIGGAVAHQLHAGFVPARKMGKLPWETVSAEYELEYGTDAIQMHTDCIDKGERVLLVDDLIATGGSAGAALDLVEQVGGAVVGCSFVIDLPDLGGSTRLRERGYQVSALMEFEGD; encoded by the coding sequence ATGAGCCAGAACCAGGCCCTTCGGGACCGGGTCCGTTCCATCCCCGACTATCCCAAGCCCGGCATCGTCTTCCGCGACATCACCACCCTGCTGCAGGATCCGGCGGGCTTCCGCGAGACGGTGGATCGGCTGGTGACCCCCTTCGGCACCCACGAGGTGGACAAGGTGGTGGGCGTGGAGGCGCGCGGTTTCATCATCGGCGGCGCGGTGGCCCACCAGCTGCACGCCGGCTTCGTTCCGGCCCGCAAGATGGGCAAGCTGCCGTGGGAGACGGTGAGCGCCGAATACGAGCTGGAGTACGGCACCGACGCCATCCAGATGCACACCGACTGCATCGACAAGGGCGAGCGGGTGCTGCTCGTGGATGACCTCATCGCCACCGGGGGCTCCGCCGGCGCCGCGCTGGATCTGGTGGAGCAGGTGGGCGGCGCGGTCGTGGGCTGCTCCTTCGTCATCGATCTGCCCGATCTGGGCGGCAGCACCCGGCTGCGCGAGCGCGGCTACCAGGTCTCGGCGCTGATGGAGTTCGAGGGCGACTGA
- a CDS encoding DsrE family protein produces the protein MKDMIKRHAPKGLLVVLALLVGPVQAQPESLADHQVVVQISEGDAFKQKIVLNNVSNLLKHYGPDLVDIEVVAYGPGLRLLFEDNANQGRIDNLMKQGVEFSACSNTMANMGKDLDDLIAGTEKVAGGVVYLMERQEEGWSYLRP, from the coding sequence ATGAAGGACATGATCAAGCGGCACGCGCCCAAGGGGCTGTTGGTCGTCCTCGCCCTACTGGTGGGGCCGGTCCAGGCCCAGCCGGAAAGCCTGGCGGACCATCAGGTGGTGGTGCAGATCTCCGAGGGCGATGCCTTCAAGCAGAAGATCGTGCTGAACAACGTCTCCAATCTGCTCAAGCACTACGGTCCCGACCTTGTGGATATCGAGGTGGTGGCCTACGGGCCGGGCCTGCGCCTGCTGTTCGAGGACAACGCCAACCAGGGCCGCATCGACAACCTCATGAAGCAGGGCGTGGAGTTCTCCGCCTGCTCCAACACCATGGCCAATATGGGCAAGGACCTGGACGACCTGATCGCGGGCACGGAAAAGGTCGCCGGCGGGGTGGTGTACCTCATGGAGCGCCAGGAGGAGGGCTGGTCCTACCTGCGTCCGTGA
- a CDS encoding sigma-54-dependent transcriptional regulator codes for MSAEHARILFVDDDPVTCTIFERFCEDRAYAGTVLDSAEKAVARFRQEPFDLVVTDLRMPGMDGLAFVRALKEHDPEVAVLVVTGYSSVENAVESIKAGALDFIKKPFDLDELGIQIEQALQQVRLVRENSLLKRRLRDEQADFGMVGSSPAMEPVFERIRKVADIPCNVLITGESGTGKELVARALHDAGERAEQPFVVIDCGALTDTLLESELFGHEKGAFTGANARKRGLLESAQGGTVFLDEICNISDAMQMKLLRVLQEQQVTRVGGVQPQSIDARFVVATNRDLAAMVEAGEFRHDLYHRLNVVGIELPPLRRRTEDIPALTRFFVQEVRDRYGRQVEGFTAEALGRLTALPWPGNLRELRNLVERCVVLADSPWIGPDLVDQLIEQSETEAPSPEPAGTGAGDPDEGADLPLMASLEEVERRHILRVLEAVDGHREQAARILGVNKTTLWRKLKRFAPGEKA; via the coding sequence GTGTCGGCTGAGCACGCCCGGATCCTGTTCGTGGACGACGACCCCGTCACCTGCACCATCTTCGAGCGATTCTGCGAGGACCGCGCCTACGCCGGCACCGTGCTGGATTCCGCCGAGAAGGCGGTGGCCCGGTTCCGCCAGGAGCCCTTCGATCTGGTGGTGACGGATCTGCGCATGCCCGGCATGGACGGGCTCGCCTTCGTCCGCGCCCTCAAGGAGCACGACCCGGAGGTGGCCGTGCTGGTGGTGACCGGCTACTCCTCCGTGGAGAACGCGGTGGAGTCCATCAAGGCGGGGGCCCTGGATTTCATCAAGAAGCCCTTCGACCTGGACGAGCTGGGCATCCAGATCGAACAGGCCCTCCAGCAGGTCCGGCTGGTCCGGGAGAACAGCCTGCTCAAGCGGCGGCTCCGGGACGAGCAGGCGGACTTCGGCATGGTGGGCTCCAGCCCCGCCATGGAGCCGGTCTTCGAGCGCATCCGCAAGGTGGCGGACATCCCCTGCAACGTCCTGATCACCGGCGAGTCCGGCACCGGCAAGGAGCTGGTGGCGCGGGCCCTCCACGACGCCGGCGAGCGGGCCGAGCAGCCCTTCGTGGTGATCGACTGCGGCGCCCTTACGGACACCCTCCTGGAGTCGGAGCTGTTCGGCCACGAAAAGGGCGCCTTCACCGGGGCCAACGCCCGCAAGCGGGGGCTCCTGGAATCGGCCCAGGGCGGCACGGTGTTCCTCGACGAGATCTGCAATATCTCCGACGCCATGCAGATGAAGCTCCTGCGTGTCCTGCAGGAGCAGCAGGTGACCCGCGTGGGCGGGGTGCAGCCGCAGTCCATCGACGCCCGCTTCGTGGTGGCCACCAACCGGGACCTGGCCGCCATGGTGGAGGCGGGAGAATTCCGCCACGACCTCTACCACCGCCTGAACGTGGTGGGTATCGAGCTGCCCCCGCTCCGCCGGCGGACGGAGGACATCCCGGCCCTGACCCGGTTCTTCGTGCAGGAGGTCCGGGACCGCTACGGCCGCCAGGTGGAGGGGTTCACGGCCGAGGCCCTGGGCCGTCTGACCGCCCTGCCGTGGCCCGGCAACCTCCGCGAGCTCCGCAACCTGGTGGAGCGCTGCGTGGTGCTCGCCGACAGTCCCTGGATCGGGCCCGACCTGGTGGACCAGCTCATCGAGCAGTCCGAAACGGAGGCCCCGTCCCCCGAGCCCGCGGGAACAGGGGCGGGGGACCCGGATGAGGGAGCGGATCTGCCCCTGATGGCCTCCCTGGAGGAGGTGGAGCGGCGCCACATCCTGCGCGTGCTGGAGGCCGTGGACGGCCACCGCGAGCAGGCCGCCCGCATTCTGGGCGTCAACAAGACCACCCTCTGGCGCAAGCTGAAGCGGTTCGCTCCGGGGGAGAAGGCCTAA
- a CDS encoding MBL fold metallo-hydrolase RNA specificity domain-containing protein, which translates to MDIQFLGAAREVTGSCFLIRVGRRRLLVDCGLIQGAPEDEERNREPFPFAADRIDAVVLTHAHLDHSGRLPLLVQAGFHGPIYTHRASRDLCRIMLKDAGNLNEREAEAVNRKRARRRLEPVEPLYTVKEAQRAMRHFRALDYGETRRILPGVWLRLRDAGHILGSAIVELWLEEDGKRRKLVFSGDLGHRGSPILRDPEGIEEADLVVMESTYGDRLHRSWAATWQEMGAILQEARAEAGNILIPAFAVGRTQELLYAFGKHYREWGLDDWSVFLDSPMAIETTQVYTKHQEVYDREATNRSQRNGGNPFALPNLQMTRTPKQSMGINRIRSGAIIIAGSGMCTGGRIKHHLKHNLWRDAAHLVFVGYQARGTLGRRLVDGAREVELWGEPVKVGARVHTVGGFSAHADSDGLRRWYAEFSGGPAVAVVHGEEAPMETLAEKLAQNRGREGVLRPRPAERLDLAELPARTGWSTGVAEGSGV; encoded by the coding sequence ATGGACATCCAGTTCCTGGGCGCGGCGCGCGAGGTCACGGGTTCCTGCTTTCTGATCCGGGTTGGCCGCAGGCGCCTCCTGGTGGACTGCGGCCTGATCCAGGGCGCGCCGGAGGACGAGGAGCGCAACCGGGAGCCCTTCCCCTTCGCGGCCGACCGCATCGACGCCGTGGTCCTCACCCACGCCCACCTTGACCACTCCGGCCGGCTTCCCCTGCTGGTGCAGGCGGGCTTTCACGGGCCCATCTACACCCACCGCGCCAGCCGCGACCTGTGCCGCATCATGCTCAAGGACGCCGGCAACCTCAACGAACGGGAGGCGGAGGCCGTCAACCGCAAGCGGGCCCGCCGGCGCCTGGAGCCCGTGGAGCCCCTCTACACCGTCAAGGAGGCGCAGCGGGCCATGCGCCACTTCCGCGCCCTTGACTACGGGGAGACCCGCCGCATTCTGCCCGGGGTCTGGCTGCGCCTCCGGGACGCCGGCCACATCCTGGGGTCGGCCATCGTCGAGCTGTGGCTGGAGGAGGACGGGAAGCGGCGCAAGCTGGTGTTCAGCGGGGACCTGGGGCATCGCGGCTCCCCCATCCTGCGCGATCCCGAGGGCATCGAGGAGGCGGACCTGGTGGTCATGGAGTCCACCTACGGAGACCGCCTGCACCGCTCCTGGGCGGCCACCTGGCAGGAGATGGGCGCCATCCTCCAGGAGGCCCGGGCGGAGGCCGGCAACATCCTCATCCCCGCCTTCGCCGTGGGCCGGACCCAGGAGCTGCTCTACGCCTTCGGCAAGCACTATCGGGAATGGGGGCTGGACGACTGGTCCGTCTTCCTGGACAGCCCCATGGCCATCGAAACCACCCAGGTGTACACCAAGCACCAGGAGGTCTACGACCGGGAGGCCACCAACCGCAGCCAGCGCAACGGCGGCAACCCCTTCGCCCTGCCCAACCTGCAGATGACGCGCACGCCCAAGCAGTCCATGGGCATCAACCGCATCCGGAGCGGGGCCATCATCATCGCCGGCAGCGGCATGTGCACGGGCGGACGCATCAAGCACCACCTGAAGCACAACCTGTGGCGGGACGCGGCCCATCTGGTGTTCGTGGGGTATCAGGCGCGGGGCACCCTGGGACGGCGCCTGGTGGACGGCGCGCGGGAGGTGGAGCTCTGGGGAGAGCCCGTCAAGGTGGGGGCCCGGGTCCACACCGTGGGCGGCTTCTCCGCCCACGCCGACAGCGACGGGCTGCGGCGCTGGTACGCGGAGTTCTCCGGCGGCCCCGCGGTGGCGGTAGTGCACGGTGAGGAGGCGCCCATGGAGACCCTGGCCGAGAAGCTGGCGCAGAACCGCGGCCGGGAGGGCGTGCTCCGGCCCCGTCCGGCGGAGCGACTGGATCTGGCCGAGCTGCCGGCCCGCACGGGCTGGAGCACGGGCGTCGCCGAGGGAAGCGGGGTGTAG
- the mtnA gene encoding S-methyl-5-thioribose-1-phosphate isomerase has protein sequence MRIDGTPYRAIWLAEDGWSVSIIDQTRLPWDWAVARLTTAEEAAEAIETMRVRGAPLIGATAAYGLCLALRIDASDAALEAAHDRLLATRPTAVNLRWALEAMRERLRALPPPERVAASYAQAAEIAEGEVATCRRIGEHGLALIEEARRGKSGGPVNILTHCNAGWLACVDWGTALAPVYRAFDAGIPVHVWVDETRPRNQGASLTAWELGKHGVPHTLVADNAGGHLMQRGQVDLCIVGTDRTTRRGDVANKIGTYLKALAAREAGVPFYVALPGSTIDWTVADGLAEIPIEERGAAEVTHVTGRTAAGEVATVALAPEGTPAANPAFDVTPASLVTRLVTERGICPASEEGLMGLYPERASA, from the coding sequence GTGCGCATCGACGGCACCCCCTACCGCGCCATCTGGCTGGCCGAGGACGGCTGGTCGGTATCCATCATCGACCAGACGCGCCTGCCCTGGGACTGGGCGGTGGCCCGCCTCACCACCGCGGAGGAGGCCGCCGAGGCCATCGAGACCATGCGGGTGCGCGGCGCCCCGCTGATCGGCGCCACGGCCGCCTACGGCCTGTGCCTGGCCCTGCGGATCGACGCCTCCGACGCCGCGCTGGAGGCGGCCCATGACCGGCTGCTGGCCACCCGGCCCACGGCCGTGAACCTGCGCTGGGCCCTGGAGGCCATGCGGGAGCGCCTGCGGGCCCTGCCACCGCCGGAACGGGTGGCGGCTTCCTACGCCCAGGCGGCGGAGATCGCAGAGGGCGAGGTGGCCACCTGCCGCCGCATCGGCGAGCACGGCTTGGCCCTGATCGAGGAGGCTCGGCGGGGCAAGAGCGGGGGACCGGTGAATATCCTCACCCACTGCAACGCCGGGTGGCTGGCCTGCGTGGACTGGGGCACCGCCCTGGCGCCTGTCTACCGGGCCTTCGACGCCGGGATCCCGGTGCACGTGTGGGTGGACGAGACCCGGCCGCGCAACCAGGGGGCCTCCCTCACCGCCTGGGAGCTGGGCAAGCACGGCGTGCCCCACACCCTGGTGGCCGACAACGCCGGCGGCCATCTCATGCAGCGGGGGCAGGTGGACCTCTGCATCGTGGGTACCGACCGCACGACCCGCCGTGGCGACGTGGCCAACAAGATCGGCACCTACCTCAAGGCCCTGGCCGCCCGCGAGGCCGGTGTCCCCTTCTACGTGGCCCTGCCCGGCTCCACCATCGACTGGACGGTGGCCGACGGCTTGGCGGAGATCCCCATCGAGGAGCGCGGCGCGGCGGAGGTGACGCACGTAACGGGCCGTACCGCGGCGGGGGAGGTGGCCACGGTGGCCCTGGCCCCGGAGGGGACCCCCGCCGCCAACCCCGCCTTCGACGTGACCCCGGCGTCCCTGGTGACCCGACTGGTGACCGAGCGCGGCATCTGCCCGGCCTCGGAGGAGGGGCTTATGGGCCTGTATCCGGAGCGGGCCTCGGCCTGA